DNA sequence from the Streptomyces cinnabarinus genome:
TTATGGCGTAGGCGAGGACAGGGGTGGGGAGGGGGCGCGGGAGGACTGCGGCGCGGAGGCCGGCGCCGGTCATCACGGCGGCGGTGTCGTTGGCGAAGTCCTCCGACTTGTGGCGGGCGTCGTAGCCGATGACCACGAGGCCGCCGTCCTGGCCCTGCTTCTTCAGGTACGCGGCGAGGCCGGCGGCGGCGCGGATGACGACGGTGCGGTTCATGCGCATCGGGCCCGCGCCGATCTCGCCTCGCAGGCCCGCGGTGCCGAACTGGAGGGTGCCGCCGAAGCGTGCGGTGAGCTCGGCGTGGTCCTCGGCGTCGATCAGCTTGGCGAGTTCGTCACGGGTGTCCGTGTCGGGGTCCTCGGCCAGCCACGCCTTGGCCCGGGCGATGAGATCGTCGTGCACGGTCGGTCAACCTCTCGGTGTGTTCGAGTGAGTTTCGTCCGCCCCCGCCGCCCCTGCCCATTCCCGTCCCCTGGGGGCTGCCGCCCCCAGCCCCCCGCGCTGAACACCAGCCTCTCCGGCGTTTGAGGAGCGGGGTCCGGGGCGGAGCCCCGGGATGGGACGGGCAGGCGCGGCGGGGGCGAGGAAAAGCTTCTGCCGGACTACCGGAGTTACAGGCGGCCCAGCACCTGCGTCAGCAGCGCGCCCATCCGGGTGGCGCTGTCGCGACCGGCCTGCAGGACTTCCTCGTGGTTGAGGGGCTCGCCCGTCATCCCCGCGGCGAGGTTGGTGACCAGGGAGATGCCGAGCACCTCCGCCCCCGCCTCACGTGCCGCGATGGCCTCAAGGACCGTCGACATACCGACCAGGTCCGCACCGATGACCCGAGCCATCCGGATCTCCGCCGGAGTCTCGTAGTGCGGGCCGGGGAACTGGGCGTAGACACCCTCCTCCAGCGTCCCGTCGATCTCCTTGCACAGGGCGCGCAGCCGCGGGGAGTAGAGGTCCGTCAGGTCCACGAAGTTCGCGCCCACGATCGGCGACGTCGCCGTGAGGTTGATGTGGTCGCTGATCAGCACCGGCTGCCCCGGGCGCATACCCTCCCGCAGACCGCCGCAGCCGTTCGTCAGCACGATCGTCTTGCAGCCCGCCGCCACGGCCGTACGCACACCGTGCGCGACCGCGGCCACGCCACGGCCCTCGTAGTAGTGCGTACGCCCGAGGAAGACCAGCGCACGCTTCTCGCCGATCTTGTACGAGCGGACCTTGCCGCCATGGCCCGCGACCGCCGGCGGCGGGAACCCGGGCAGCTCGGTGACCTGGAACTCGGCATCGGGGTCGCCGAGGGCGTCCACGGCCGGCGCCCAGCCGGAGCCCATCACGAGGGCGACGTCGTGGGTCTCGGCCCCCGTCAGTTCGCGCAGGCGAGCGGCGGCGGCGTCGGCGGCGGCGTAGGGGTCGCCCTGGATGTCGTCCGGAAGAAGAGATGCGTTCACGCCGACGAGGGTAGCCGGTCAATGCCTACGCGCGTAGATGACAGAGCCCACGGGATGGCGATCGTTGTCTTGTTGTTTCCGACGAAACCGGGCGCGAGGGGGCCTCGGCGCGGCCTCAGCAAGGCCGCTTCCGCAGCTCCATCACATAGTCGTGCGGCGCCCCCGCCGACTCCGCCGCGTCGGCGACCTCGCCCAGGTAGCGGGCCGACGGCAGGCCGCCCTCGTAGCCGTTCAGGACGTAGGTCCAGGCCGGCTCCTCGCCGTCCAGCGTGACCACCCGGATCCGGACCCGGCGGTACACGTCCAGGCCCACGCCCTCCCAGCGGTCCAGCGACTCCTCGTCCATCGGGGCGATGTCGTAGAGCGCGACGAAGACCTGGGACGCGGGGTCCTCGACGATCGTCGCCAGCGCCCCCTCCCAGCCCATCTGCTCGCCGCCGAACGTCAGTCGCCACCCGTTCAGCCACCCGGTGGCGCGCATCGGCGAATGCGGGGCGCGGCGGGTCATCAGCCGCGCGTCGAGGTTGCCGGCGTACGCGGCGTAGAGCGACATGGGGAGAGGGTACGGCAGGCCGCCACAGGCGACCCTCCCGTAACAGTGGGGTCTCGGGCCGGGCCCTGGGACGTAGCACCTTGGTACGTGCGGGACAATGGAGTACGTGACTCGGATCGTGATCATCGGTGGCGGACCCGGCGGATACGAAGCGGCGCTGGTCGCCGCTCAGCTCGGCGCGGAGGTGACCGTCGTCGACTGCGACGGTCTGGGCGGGGCGTCGGTGCTCACCGACTGCGTGCCGTCGAAGACTCTGATCGCCACGGCCGAGGTGATGACCACCTTCGACTCCTCCTATGAAGAGCTCGGCATCATCGTCGCCGACGACACCCCGCACATCGACACCCCCGCCCGGGTCGTCGGCGTGGACCTCGGCAAGGTCAACCGACGGGTCAAGCGCCTCGCGCTCGCCCAGTCGCACGACATCACCGCCTCCGTCACCCGGGCCGGCGCCCGTGTCATGCGCGGCCGCGGCCGGCTCGACGGCATGCAGGGCCTCGACGGCTCCCGCAAGGTGATCGTCTCCACCGCCGACGGCACCGAGGAGACCCTCGTCGCCGACGCCGTCCTCATCGCCACCGGCGGTCACCCCCGCGAGGTGCCCGACGCCCAGCCCGACGGCGAGCGCATCCTCAACTGGACCCAGGTCTACGACCTCACCGAGCTGCCCGAAGAGCTCATCGTGGTCGGTTCCGGTGTGACGGGCGCCGAGTTCGCCGGTGCCTACCAGGCCCTCGGCTCCAAGGTCACCCTCGTCTCGTCCCGCGACCGCGTGCTGCCCGGCGAGGACCCCGACGCCGCCGCCGTGCTGGAGGACGTCTTCCGCCGCCGCGGCATGAACGTCATGGCCCGCTCCCGCGCCGCCGCCGCCAAGCGGGTCGGCGACCGGGTCGAGGTCACCCTCGCCGACGGCCGCGTCATCACCGGCACCCACTGCCTGATGGCGGTCGGCGCCATCCCCAACAGCGCGGGCCTCGGCCTTGAGGAGGCCGGGGTCAAGCTGCGCGAGTCCGGTCACATCTGGACCGACAAGGTCTCCAGGACCACGGCTCCCGGTGTCTACGCCGCCGGTGACGTCACCGGCGTCTTCGCCCTCGCCTCCGTGGCCGCGATGCAGGGCCGGATCGCCATGTACCACTTCCTCGGCGACGCGGTGGCCCCGCTGAACCTCAAGACGGTCTCCTCGAACGTCTTCACCGACCCCGAGATCGCCACCGTCGGCTACACCCAGGCCGACGTCGAGGCGGGCAAGATCGACGCCCGGGTCGTCAAGCTGCCTCTGCTGCGCAACCCGCGCGCCAAGATGCAGGGCATCCGGGACGGCTTCGTCAAGATCTTCTGCCGTCCGGGCACCGGCATCGTGGTCGGCGGTGTGGTCGTCTCCCCCCGCGCCTCGGAACTGATCCATCCGATCTCGATCGCCGTCGACAACAATCTGACGGTCGAACAGATCGCGAACGCGTTCACCGTGTACCCGTCCCTTTCGGGGTCGATCGCCGAGGTCGCCCGGCAGCTGCACACCCGGAAGAGCGGCGGCGAGGTCTGACGGCCGGTGCCGACTCCCCGCTGGTCACGGGGAGTTGTCGAGCATGCGTACGGCATAGGCGCCGAGGATAGGCTCTATACCACTTCCCGGTCTGCTGTGCGAACAACTTCTGTTATTCGGCGCAAACTGCTGAAAGCAGACGGTCGTTGGGGTTACTGTCAGTTTCGTGTTCGCTGCAGAACGTCGCCAATTGATCCTCG
Encoded proteins:
- a CDS encoding purine-nucleoside phosphorylase, producing MNASLLPDDIQGDPYAAADAAAARLRELTGAETHDVALVMGSGWAPAVDALGDPDAEFQVTELPGFPPPAVAGHGGKVRSYKIGEKRALVFLGRTHYYEGRGVAAVAHGVRTAVAAGCKTIVLTNGCGGLREGMRPGQPVLISDHINLTATSPIVGANFVDLTDLYSPRLRALCKEIDGTLEEGVYAQFPGPHYETPAEIRMARVIGADLVGMSTVLEAIAAREAGAEVLGISLVTNLAAGMTGEPLNHEEVLQAGRDSATRMGALLTQVLGRL
- a CDS encoding gamma-glutamylcyclotransferase, producing MSLYAAYAGNLDARLMTRRAPHSPMRATGWLNGWRLTFGGEQMGWEGALATIVEDPASQVFVALYDIAPMDEESLDRWEGVGLDVYRRVRIRVVTLDGEEPAWTYVLNGYEGGLPSARYLGEVADAAESAGAPHDYVMELRKRPC
- a CDS encoding NAD(P)H-quinone dehydrogenase — translated: MEYVTRIVIIGGGPGGYEAALVAAQLGAEVTVVDCDGLGGASVLTDCVPSKTLIATAEVMTTFDSSYEELGIIVADDTPHIDTPARVVGVDLGKVNRRVKRLALAQSHDITASVTRAGARVMRGRGRLDGMQGLDGSRKVIVSTADGTEETLVADAVLIATGGHPREVPDAQPDGERILNWTQVYDLTELPEELIVVGSGVTGAEFAGAYQALGSKVTLVSSRDRVLPGEDPDAAAVLEDVFRRRGMNVMARSRAAAAKRVGDRVEVTLADGRVITGTHCLMAVGAIPNSAGLGLEEAGVKLRESGHIWTDKVSRTTAPGVYAAGDVTGVFALASVAAMQGRIAMYHFLGDAVAPLNLKTVSSNVFTDPEIATVGYTQADVEAGKIDARVVKLPLLRNPRAKMQGIRDGFVKIFCRPGTGIVVGGVVVSPRASELIHPISIAVDNNLTVEQIANAFTVYPSLSGSIAEVARQLHTRKSGGEV